From Bacteroidia bacterium, the proteins below share one genomic window:
- the tyrS gene encoding tyrosine--tRNA ligase produces MAFTPKYNLVEELRWRGLVHDTFPETEKLLQTEKVSGYIGFDPTADSLHVGNLVAIFLLRRLQKAGHKPYALVGGATGMIGDPSGKSAERNLLDQDVLLRNQAAIKKQLEKFLDFQSSENPAQMVNNYDWFKDFSFLEFIRKVGKHISISYMMAKDSVKTRLETGISFTEFSYQLIQGYDFYHLYSNFGVKLQMGGSDQWGNITTGTELIRRMGGGEAFALTAPLLTKSDGTKFGKSEGGNVWLDPEKTSPFTFYQFWLNVSDEDAVKLIKVFTDFDKEKTMALIAQHEQEPHLRLLQKTLAQELTTLVHSSNEYDTAVKTSQILFGNSDPKDVLSLGEKTFRSAMEGVPTFETSSSIMAAGINVLDLLAVETQIFPSKSEARKMIQAGALSLNKVKHTDTDASINNNNLIFDKFLLIQKGKKNYFLVVVK; encoded by the coding sequence ATGGCATTTACACCAAAATATAATCTTGTTGAGGAATTGCGCTGGCGTGGGTTGGTTCACGATACTTTTCCTGAAACTGAAAAATTGTTACAAACCGAAAAAGTGAGCGGATATATAGGGTTTGACCCTACTGCGGACAGCCTACATGTGGGAAATTTAGTTGCAATATTTTTACTTAGAAGACTACAAAAAGCTGGACATAAACCCTATGCTCTTGTGGGTGGTGCCACCGGAATGATTGGAGACCCTTCTGGAAAATCGGCTGAAAGAAATCTCCTTGATCAGGATGTACTGTTGCGCAACCAAGCTGCCATCAAGAAACAATTAGAAAAGTTTCTTGATTTTCAGTCAAGCGAAAATCCCGCTCAAATGGTCAACAATTATGATTGGTTTAAAGACTTTAGCTTTCTCGAATTTATTAGAAAAGTAGGTAAACACATTTCCATCAGTTATATGATGGCTAAAGACTCGGTGAAAACCCGCTTGGAGACAGGAATCTCATTTACAGAGTTCTCTTACCAACTGATTCAAGGATATGATTTTTACCACCTTTATTCAAATTTTGGTGTCAAACTTCAAATGGGTGGTAGTGACCAATGGGGAAATATTACCACCGGTACTGAATTGATTCGCAGAATGGGAGGAGGAGAAGCTTTTGCTCTCACAGCTCCTTTGCTCACCAAGTCCGATGGTACTAAATTCGGCAAGTCTGAGGGCGGTAATGTGTGGCTTGACCCCGAAAAAACCAGTCCCTTTACTTTTTACCAATTTTGGTTAAATGTCAGTGATGAAGACGCAGTGAAACTCATTAAAGTATTCACAGATTTTGACAAAGAAAAGACAATGGCTCTCATTGCTCAACACGAACAAGAGCCGCATTTGCGACTTCTTCAAAAAACACTGGCTCAGGAATTAACAACCTTAGTACATTCATCCAATGAATATGACACAGCAGTAAAAACATCTCAAATTCTTTTTGGAAATTCTGACCCAAAAGATGTTTTGTCTTTGGGAGAAAAGACGTTTAGGAGTGCGATGGAAGGTGTGCCAACTTTTGAGACTTCAAGTTCAATCATGGCTGCCGGAATCAACGTACTTGATTTATTGGCAGTAGAAACACAAATCTTTCCTTCAAAAAGTGAGGCAAGAAAAATGATTCAAGCAGGTGCATTAAGTTTGAACAAAGTCAAACATACTGATACTGATGCTTCTATCAATAATAACAATTTGATTTTTGATAAATTCTTGTTGATTCAAAAAGGCAAGAAAAACTACTTTTTAGTCGTTGTGAAATAG
- a CDS encoding succinate dehydrogenase cytochrome b subunit: MSANSNFFSSSVGKKVLMALTGLFLILFLLIHLIGNLQLLKNDAGLAFNSYAAFMTSNPLIKIVSWGTYIIILIHAIRGITIERANRAKRSTKYVVANYKRSTHWTARKMGLLGVIVLLFIIMHMSDFWWKYKFGETPWSKYTIELATGELKNTEDATNLGVIHFTKVVDPISATEIVIAKDLYKKVVETFSNIFFVLFYVISMLAIAFHLWHGFASAFQSLGLNHKKYNPLIHGVGKAFAIIVPILFALIPIIMFFYHQ; encoded by the coding sequence ATGAGTGCAAATTCAAATTTTTTCAGTTCATCTGTTGGGAAAAAGGTTCTGATGGCTCTCACCGGACTTTTTCTCATTCTTTTTCTACTTATCCATTTAATAGGCAATTTACAATTACTAAAAAATGATGCCGGCTTAGCTTTTAATAGTTATGCAGCATTTATGACCAGCAATCCGCTAATCAAAATTGTGTCATGGGGTACTTATATAATCATTCTCATTCACGCAATAAGAGGAATAACAATAGAAAGAGCCAATCGTGCAAAACGTTCAACAAAATATGTAGTAGCAAACTATAAAAGAAGTACCCATTGGACTGCGCGTAAAATGGGGCTATTAGGCGTAATTGTTCTATTATTCATCATTATGCACATGAGTGATTTTTGGTGGAAATATAAATTTGGAGAAACACCTTGGTCAAAATATACAATAGAGCTTGCAACCGGTGAACTTAAAAACACTGAAGACGCTACAAACTTAGGTGTTATTCATTTCACTAAAGTTGTTGACCCAATTTCTGCAACTGAGATTGTTATAGCAAAAGATTTATATAAGAAAGTAGTTGAGACTTTCTCAAACATCTTCTTTGTGTTGTTCTATGTAATCTCAATGTTGGCAATTGCTTTTCACCTATGGCATGGATTTGCAAGCGCGTTTCAATCACTTGGATTGAATCACAAAAAATACAACCCACTTATTCATGGAGTAGGCAAGGCATTTGCTATAATAGTTCCAATACTTTTTGCCCTGATTCCTATTATTATGTTTTTTTATCATCAATAA
- a CDS encoding quinone-dependent dihydroorotate dehydrogenase: MFNLVRNILFKMQAERAHHFTMSLLAFLTKVPFGLSIVKKSLGNWSTGKQPKLIAGIEFPNIVGLAAGFDKDAKYLNVWQALGFGFVEVGTVTPKPQDGNPKPRLFRLVKDAAIINRMGFNNSGLNVIKERLKKRPKGLVVGGNIGKNKITENQFAVNDYQLCFDALYDYVDYFVINVSSPNTPGLRDLQSTNELGHIVTPLLHTRELLKKQGKLHVPVFVKFAPDLTDEQLADVIHFVNQTSLEGVVLTNTTIGRTDLKTSKEELETIGVGGLSGKPLFEKSTKLLAQARQMLNEEKIIIGVGGIFSGKDALAKLNAGAELIQIYTGFVYQGPALIGDILKELQNR, from the coding sequence ATGTTTAACCTTGTCAGAAATATCTTGTTTAAAATGCAAGCCGAACGGGCACACCATTTTACAATGTCGTTATTGGCATTTTTAACTAAAGTTCCATTCGGGCTCTCCATAGTTAAGAAATCATTGGGTAATTGGAGTACGGGTAAACAGCCAAAACTGATTGCAGGCATTGAATTTCCAAACATTGTTGGATTAGCAGCTGGTTTTGATAAAGATGCCAAATATCTCAATGTATGGCAAGCATTGGGGTTTGGTTTTGTTGAAGTTGGAACTGTTACACCAAAACCACAAGACGGTAATCCAAAGCCAAGATTATTTAGATTAGTTAAAGATGCAGCAATTATTAACCGAATGGGGTTTAATAACAGCGGACTGAATGTTATCAAAGAAAGGCTTAAGAAAAGACCTAAAGGTTTAGTTGTTGGGGGAAATATCGGCAAAAACAAAATTACTGAAAATCAATTTGCTGTCAATGACTATCAACTCTGTTTTGATGCTTTGTATGACTACGTGGACTATTTTGTTATCAATGTAAGCTCTCCTAACACACCGGGACTAAGAGATTTGCAAAGCACCAATGAGTTGGGACATATAGTTACTCCTTTATTACATACACGTGAATTGCTCAAAAAACAAGGCAAGCTACATGTACCTGTGTTCGTAAAATTTGCTCCTGACTTGACTGATGAGCAACTTGCTGATGTGATTCATTTTGTCAACCAAACTTCTCTAGAAGGTGTTGTTTTGACAAATACTACTATAGGCAGAACCGATTTAAAAACATCTAAAGAAGAATTGGAGACAATAGGTGTAGGCGGTTTGAGCGGCAAACCGCTTTTTGAAAAATCAACCAAACTTTTAGCCCAAGCTCGTCAAATGCTCAATGAAGAAAAAATAATCATCGGTGTCGGAGGTATTTTCTCAGGAAAAGATGCTTTAGCAAAATTGAATGCCGGAGCAGAACTTATACAGATTTATACAGGATTTGTGTATCAAGGTCCGGCACTAATTGGAGATATATTAAAAGAGTTACAAAACAGATAA